In Pogoniulus pusillus isolate bPogPus1 chromosome 1, bPogPus1.pri, whole genome shotgun sequence, one DNA window encodes the following:
- the BEGAIN gene encoding brain-enriched guanylate kinase-associated protein isoform X8 — MVAKDRKHFEDSFTVKASAAEMEKIRIQNNYLALQRINQDLEDKLYRMGQHYEEEKRALSHEIIALNNHLIEAKVTIDKLSEDNELYRKDCNLAAQLLQCSKNYDRAHKLSELPSDFQERVSIHLEKHGCSLSVPLCHTSYADTIPTCVIAKVLEKPDPNSLSSHLSSPSTRDLNFQDSAGKLGQRPQYKSDIYCSDTALYCPEERRRERRQSVDTQVKDVGFLRSQNSTDSTVEEDGFHSSFSHEAFPEYITSLPTSSSYSSFSVTSEEKENAQANTLTASQQAIYMSNREELFERKSPAGYEHQGSPRFAKSKPAQHVELADENSPTFTRTLPPYANEPFHFSAITPQQALANQKMRNECRNTNLSEEDLPGRWRQLSVEDIGAYSYRNTGRLSPCSFSEQYYSSPVKKGDSRTSPIYASYKADSCSEGDDICQSRLVDSCFLRTESGLNIDINTSCKQDKLPTYKAKESRDQKNERITVQLCSSKNIENSPVLKREYVDVSPNSSAESLNQSSVEASEIHQSSMEPGSHSGIHSKQQQFQRTGSTGLSRKDSLTKAQLYGTLLN, encoded by the exons GGTCAACATTATGAAGAGGAAAAACGGGCATTGAGCCATGAAATTATTGCACTCAATAACCACTTAATAGAAGCCAAGGTGACAATAGATAAGTTATCAGAAGACAAT gAGCTCTATAGGAAGGACTGCAATttagctgctcagctgctccagtgcaGCAAGAATTACGACAGGGCACATAAGCTCTCAGAG TTGCCATCTGACTTTCAGGAAAGAGTCAGCATCCATCTAGAAAAGCAtggctgcagcctttctgtCCCCTTGTGCCACACATCTTACGCTGATACCATACCCACTTGTGTCATTGCCAAAGTACTCGAAAAACCAGACCCGAACAGTTTGTCTTCACACTTGTCAAGCCCATCTACAAGAGATCTCAATTTTCAGGACTCAGCTGGAAAACTCGGACAACGTCCCCAGTACAAGTCAGACATCTACTGCAGTGACACCGCCCTTTactgccctgaggagaggaggagggagaggaggcagagtgTGGACACACAAGTGAAAGATGTAGGATTCCTGAGGTCTCAGAACTCCACGGACAGCACCGTTGAAGAAGACGGTTTCCATTCCAGCTTTTCTCATGAAGCCTTCCCAGAGTACATTACCTCTCTGCCAACCTCCAGCTCCTATTCCAGCTTCAGTGTCACAtctgaggagaaggagaatGCCCAAGCCAACACTCTGACAGCCTCTCAGCAAGCAATCTACATGAGCAACCGAGAGGAGTTGTTTGAAAGGAAGTCACCTGCAGGTTATGAGCATCAGGGAAGTCCTAGGTTTGCCAAGTCCAAACCTGCACAGCACGTGGAGCTTGCTGATGAGAACTCACCCACTTTTACTAGGACTCTGCCTCCATATGCAAATGAACCATTTCACTTCTCAGCCATTACACCACAGCAGGCTTTAGCAAATCAGAAAATGAGGAATGAGTGCAGGAACACCAACCTTTCAGAAGAAGACTTGCCCGGGAGATGGAGGCAATTAAGTGTGGAGGACATTGGTGCATACTCTTACAGGAACACTGGCAGGCTGTCGCCCTGTAGTTTTTCGGAGCAGTACTACAGCAGCCCTGTTAAGAAAGGAGACAGTCGAACAAGCCCCATCTATGCTAGTTACAAAGCAGACAGCTGCTCAGAGGGAGATGATATCTGCCAAAGCAGACTTGTGGATTCTTGCTTCCTGAGAACGGAGAGCGGCCTGAATATCGACATCAACACTAGCTGTAAACAGGACAAACTGCCCACTTACAAAGCAAAAGAGTCAAGAGACCAAAAAAATGAGAGGATCACTGTCCAGTTATGCAGTAGCAAAAACATTGAAAATAGCCCAGTATTGAAAAGGGAATACGTGGATGTGAGCCCCAACAGCTCAGCAGAATCCCTCAATCAGAGCTCAGTGGAGGCTTCGGAAATCCACCAGTCTTCCATGGAGCCAGGAAGCCATTCGGGTATTcacagcaaacagcaacagTTTCAACGGACTGGGAGTACTGGTTTGAGTCGGAAGGACAGCCTTACAAAAGCACAATTATACGGAACCCTTCTGAACTAG
- the BEGAIN gene encoding brain-enriched guanylate kinase-associated protein isoform X7 gives MLETEFDSTRQYLEIELRRAQEELEKVTEKLRRIQNNYLALQRINQDLEDKLYRMGQHYEEEKRALSHEIIALNNHLIEAKVTIDKLSEDNELYRKDCNLAAQLLQCSKNYDRAHKLSELPSDFQERVSIHLEKHGCSLSVPLCHTSYADTIPTCVIAKVLEKPDPNSLSSHLSSPSTRDLNFQDSAGKLGQRPQYKSDIYCSDTALYCPEERRRERRQSVDTQVKDVGFLRSQNSTDSTVEEDGFHSSFSHEAFPEYITSLPTSSSYSSFSVTSEEKENAQANTLTASQQAIYMSNREELFERKSPAGYEHQGSPRFAKSKPAQHVELADENSPTFTRTLPPYANEPFHFSAITPQQALANQKMRNECRNTNLSEEDLPGRWRQLSVEDIGAYSYRNTGRLSPCSFSEQYYSSPVKKGDSRTSPIYASYKADSCSEGDDICQSRLVDSCFLRTESGLNIDINTSCKQDKLPTYKAKESRDQKNERITVQLCSSKNIENSPVLKREYVDVSPNSSAESLNQSSVEASEIHQSSMEPGSHSGIHSKQQQFQRTGSTGLSRKDSLTKAQLYGTLLN, from the exons GGTCAACATTATGAAGAGGAAAAACGGGCATTGAGCCATGAAATTATTGCACTCAATAACCACTTAATAGAAGCCAAGGTGACAATAGATAAGTTATCAGAAGACAAT gAGCTCTATAGGAAGGACTGCAATttagctgctcagctgctccagtgcaGCAAGAATTACGACAGGGCACATAAGCTCTCAGAG TTGCCATCTGACTTTCAGGAAAGAGTCAGCATCCATCTAGAAAAGCAtggctgcagcctttctgtCCCCTTGTGCCACACATCTTACGCTGATACCATACCCACTTGTGTCATTGCCAAAGTACTCGAAAAACCAGACCCGAACAGTTTGTCTTCACACTTGTCAAGCCCATCTACAAGAGATCTCAATTTTCAGGACTCAGCTGGAAAACTCGGACAACGTCCCCAGTACAAGTCAGACATCTACTGCAGTGACACCGCCCTTTactgccctgaggagaggaggagggagaggaggcagagtgTGGACACACAAGTGAAAGATGTAGGATTCCTGAGGTCTCAGAACTCCACGGACAGCACCGTTGAAGAAGACGGTTTCCATTCCAGCTTTTCTCATGAAGCCTTCCCAGAGTACATTACCTCTCTGCCAACCTCCAGCTCCTATTCCAGCTTCAGTGTCACAtctgaggagaaggagaatGCCCAAGCCAACACTCTGACAGCCTCTCAGCAAGCAATCTACATGAGCAACCGAGAGGAGTTGTTTGAAAGGAAGTCACCTGCAGGTTATGAGCATCAGGGAAGTCCTAGGTTTGCCAAGTCCAAACCTGCACAGCACGTGGAGCTTGCTGATGAGAACTCACCCACTTTTACTAGGACTCTGCCTCCATATGCAAATGAACCATTTCACTTCTCAGCCATTACACCACAGCAGGCTTTAGCAAATCAGAAAATGAGGAATGAGTGCAGGAACACCAACCTTTCAGAAGAAGACTTGCCCGGGAGATGGAGGCAATTAAGTGTGGAGGACATTGGTGCATACTCTTACAGGAACACTGGCAGGCTGTCGCCCTGTAGTTTTTCGGAGCAGTACTACAGCAGCCCTGTTAAGAAAGGAGACAGTCGAACAAGCCCCATCTATGCTAGTTACAAAGCAGACAGCTGCTCAGAGGGAGATGATATCTGCCAAAGCAGACTTGTGGATTCTTGCTTCCTGAGAACGGAGAGCGGCCTGAATATCGACATCAACACTAGCTGTAAACAGGACAAACTGCCCACTTACAAAGCAAAAGAGTCAAGAGACCAAAAAAATGAGAGGATCACTGTCCAGTTATGCAGTAGCAAAAACATTGAAAATAGCCCAGTATTGAAAAGGGAATACGTGGATGTGAGCCCCAACAGCTCAGCAGAATCCCTCAATCAGAGCTCAGTGGAGGCTTCGGAAATCCACCAGTCTTCCATGGAGCCAGGAAGCCATTCGGGTATTcacagcaaacagcaacagTTTCAACGGACTGGGAGTACTGGTTTGAGTCGGAAGGACAGCCTTACAAAAGCACAATTATACGGAACCCTTCTGAACTAG